The following proteins are encoded in a genomic region of Sesamum indicum cultivar Zhongzhi No. 13 linkage group LG8, S_indicum_v1.0, whole genome shotgun sequence:
- the LOC105168558 gene encoding centromere protein X — translation MEENTFEPELIRAIFKLVWERRAAEREKNQLSETEAEAGPSTSKRSRLTSINGNGLKLSCELLRVFVTEAIQRAATIAEAEGSLKIEATHLERILPQLLLDF, via the exons ATGGAGGAAAATACTTTCGAACCA GAATTGATTCGTGCGATTTTCAAATTGGTTTGGGAGAGACGAGCTGCAG AGCGGGAGAAAAATCAACTTTCAGAAACTGAAGCTGAG GCGGGACCAAGCACGTCGAAGAGAAGTCGGCTTACTTCTA TCAATGGAAATGGATTGAAGCTGAGCTGCGAACTCCTTCGCGTATTTGTGACAG AGGCTATTCAACGAGCTGCTACCATTGCTGAAGCAGAGGGTTCTCTGAAAATAGAAGCAACTCATCTAGAGAGGATACTTCCGCAATTACTTTTAGATTTTTAA
- the LOC105168559 gene encoding leucine-rich repeat receptor-like serine/threonine/tyrosine-protein kinase SOBIR1: MALSHLQSHFFLVCFFALTLIVQSRFHLHPPDHDALLAILKDFGIEPKRNPCNSAVFCERRIANTSDSLRVSRLVFESQRLRGKLSPAIGQLSELQALSLPDNQLVGQIPPQIIDCKKLEVLNLRNNGFSGKIPIGLSSLIRLRVLDLSSNKFTGDLEFLNYFPNLEKLNLAGNMFDGEVPVSVISFPSLRSINISGNNLVEGSVSLINNRFDQYLPSEFAEKDSIPKRYAFAESSQGSNQSTSVEDPSSRTEQKQKHKKKKKKAGEWILIFLAGALAGSGSGLVFSLLFKLLLRLIRGRRNYTRLRIFSPMIKKPEDLAFLEKEEGLGSLEVIGRGGCGEVYKAVLPGSNGKEIAIKKIIQTLGDAQELTDEDSKFLNKKMRQVRSEIQTVGQIRHRNLVPLLAHLPLPNCHYLVYEYMKNGSLQDYLQYVAADKRELNWLARYKIALGVAAGLEYLHMNHRPCIIHRDLKPGNILLDDEMEARIADFGLAKALPDANTHVTTSNVAGTVGYIAPEYYQTFKFTEKCDVYSFGVLLGVLVSGKFPSDEFFEHTDEMSLMKWIRNLMTSEDPKRAIDPKLFGKGYEEQMLLVLKVACFCTLSDPKERPNSRDARGMLSQIEH; this comes from the coding sequence ATGGCTTTATCCCATCTCCAATCCCATTTCTTTCTCGTCTGTTTCTTCGCATTAACTTTGATCGTTCAATCAAGATTTCATCTCCACCCTCCTGATCATGATGCCCTCTTGGCTATACTCAAAGACTTTGGGATTGAACCCAAGAGGAATCCATGCAACTCGGCCGTTTTCTGCGAAAGACGAATCGCAAACACTTCCGACAGCCTCAGAGTTTCTCGTCTTGTGTTTGAGTCCCAACGCCTCAGAGGAAAACTATCTCCTGCCATTGGTCAGCTCTCTGAGTTGCAAGCACTTTCCTTACCAGACAACCAGCTTGTGGGCCAAATCCCACCTCAAATCATTGACTGCAAGAAACTTGAGGTTCTAAACCTCAGAAACAATGGGTTTTCGGGCAAAATCCCGATCGGATTATCCTCATTAATCCGCCTTCGGGTCCTAGATTTATCCTCAAACAAGTTTACAGGGGACCTGGAATTCTTGAACTACTTCCCCAACCTGGAAAAACTCAATCTTGCTGGTAATATGTTTGATGGAGAAGTACCTGTGTCTGTGATATCTTTTCCAAGTCTCCGATCCATAAATATTTCTGGCAACAATTTAGTCGAGGGCTCAGTGTCATTGATTAATAATCGATTTGATCAGTATTTGCCCTCAGAATTCGCTGAAAAGGATAGCATTCCAAAGAGATATGCTTTTGCTGAAAGTTCACAAGGCAGCAATCAGTCCACATCTGTCGAAGACCCATCGTCGAGAACAGAACAGAAACAAAAgcacaagaagaagaaaaagaaagcaggTGAGTGGATTCTTATATTCTTGGCTGGAGCATTAGCAGGCAGTGGTTCTGGATTGGTGTTCTCTTTGCTTTTTAAGCTGCTCCTGCGCTTAATCCGAGGGCGTAGAAACTACACACGATTGAGAATCTTCAGCCCCATGATCAAGAAACCTGAGGACTTGGCTTTCctggaaaaagaagaaggattAGGATCACTCGAAGTCATTGGAAGAGGGGGATGCGGGGAAGTTTACAAAGCTGTTTTACCTGGAAGCAATGGGAAAGAAATAGCCATCAAGAAGATAATTCAGACCCTTGGAGATGCACAAGAGCTCACAGACGAAGACAGCAAGtttttaaacaagaaaatgcgCCAGGTTAGGTCTGAAATTCAGACCGTAGGCCAAATCAGGCACCGGAATTTAGTTCCATTGCTGGCCCATCTTCCACTGCCCAATTGCCATTACTTGGTGTATGAGTACATGAAGAATGGCAGCCTGCAGGATTATCTCCAATACGTAGCTGCAGATAAAAGAGAACTCAACTGGTTGGCCAGATACAAGATTGCGCTAGGAGTGGCTGCAGGCCTCGAGTATCTTCACATGAATCATAGACCTTGCATAATTCACAGAGACCTGAAGCCTGGAAACATCCTCTTGGATGATGAAATGGAAGCCCGAATAGCAGATTTCGGCCTCGCAAAAGCGCTCCCTGATGCAAACACGCATGTGACAACGTCAAATGTAGCAGGAACAGTTGGATACATTGCCCCCGAGTATTACCAGACATTTAAGTTTACTGAAAAGTGCGATGTATACAGCTTCGGCGTGCTGCTAGGTGTCCTGGTCAGTGGGAAGTTTCCATCTGATGAGTTCTTCGAGCACACAGATGAGATGAGTTTGATGAAATGGATCAGAAATTTGATGACTTCCGAGGACCCGAAAAGGGCAATTGATCCAAAGTTGTTTGGAAAGGGGTACGAGGAGCAGATGCTCTTGGTTCTCAAAGTTGCCTGTTTCTGCACTCTGAGTGATCCCAAGGAGAGGCCAAATAGTAGAGATGCTAGGGGCATGTTATCTCAAATAGAGcactaa
- the LOC105168700 gene encoding protein SIEVE ELEMENT OCCLUSION B, translated as MAGASELSRNNQIIRNDRRLMLSDDTGLRKQIQATHAHDSRSVDVDAILVIIRDILNLVSPGMDGILNGSHKHADVAEETAALSGFDGIQDALAFLLNKISCELTCRCSGGDAHASAMAILEFLSSYSWDAKAVLALASFSVNYGQFWLIAENFTADPLAKSLAVLRQLPDILELSDVMKTRMDTINSLVKVSLELTRCIAEIGRLPSKYISHDAEPMAVAMSHIPIAVYWTIRSLVVCASQVTDILGMSQQVISLTAETWEISSLGHKVASIQDHLKTQLGLCYQHIDEKKHNEYYQMLVHLFETAPHLENQRILKHLIYSKDDQHPLEVGNNKKIKVGAEALIGKTVLLLISDLDISLDELRILSHIYQESRSRQEFQYEIVWLPIMEKTTTWNEEHEHTFERLQSMMPWYTLQHPRLLERAVSRYIKEVWHYSKKPILVSLDPQGRLANPNAIHMVRIWGNVAYPFSSTKELAKWGEEKWRLELVVNGIDKSIMTWISEDKVICLYGGENEEWLQEFIMTARNVAAAARISLEMVYVGKKTSKERVKRLNEMVTTDRLSHCWNDPTSIWYFWTRMESMMYSKIHHGSTLATAQRPGDHILAEVLTMLTYADSHQGWALFSKGSGSRAGEMARAKGDAMLHALADFGSWTDDAREKGFVPALNVYLEGHHTKDHCNQLILPGIDDVPEMVVCSECHRPMEKYFMYRCCDD; from the exons ATGGCAGGTGCTTCTGAGCTATCTAggaataatcaaattattcgcAACGATCGTCGTTTGATGTTATCTGATGACACCGGACTCAGGAAGCAAATCCAGGCTACTCATGCTCACGATAGCCGTTCAGTCGATGTTGATGCCATTCTTGTCATCATCAGGGACATCCTCAATCTTGTTTCCCCTGGCATGGATGGCATTCTCAAT GGATCACATAAGCATGCAGATGTTGCAGAGGAAACTGCAGCCCTGTCAGGCTTTGATGGTATTCAGGACGCATTGGCCTTTTTACTAAACAAGATTTCCTGTGAG TTGACATGCAGGTGCTCAGGGGGAGACGCCCATGCATCAGCAATGGCAATACTCGAGTTTCTGTCAAGCTACTCGTGGGATGCGAAGGCTGTGCTAGCATTGGCATCGTTTTCAGTTAACTACGGCCAATTCTGGCTCATTGCTGAAAATTTCACAGCTGATCCACTTGCAAAGTCACTGGCTGTCCTCAGGCAACTGCCAGACATACTCGAGCTTTCTGATGTGATGAAAACTCGTATGGACACGATAAACAGCCTTGTGAAAGTGTCGTTGGAGCTGACAAGGTGCATTGCTGAGATTGGAAGGCTTCCGTCTAAGTACATATCGCATGACGCAGAGCCGATGGCCGTTGCGATGTCTCATATCCCAATTGCTGTGTATTGGACGATAAGAAGTTTGGTCGTGTGCGCGTCTCAGGTCACTGATATTCTTGGAATGAGTCAGCA GGTGATTTCATTGACTGCTGAGACTTGGGAGATATCTAGTTTAGGACACAAGGTGGCCAGCATACAGGACCATCTCAAGACACAACTTGGCCTCTGCTATCAACACATAG ACGAGAAGAAACACAACGAATACTATCAAATGCTCGTGCATCTGTTTGAAACAGCACCTCATTTGGAAAACCAGAGAATACTCAAGCACTTGATCTACTCGAAGGATGACCAACATCCACTTGAAGTTGGCAACAACAAGAAGATAAAG GTTGGGGCTGAAGCTCTTATAGGAAAGACGGTCTTGCTACTCATATCAGATCTCGATATCTCCCTTGACGAGCTTCGTATACTAAGCCATATTTATCAAGAATCGAGAAGTAGGCAAGAGTTTCAGTACGAAATCGTGTGGCTCCCAATCATGGAAAAGACAACCACATGGAACGAAGAGCACGAGCACACGTTTGAGCGTCTGCAGTCAATGATGCCATGGTACACGCTGCAGCACCCGCGCTTGTTGGAACGAGCAGTTTCAAGGTACATCAAGGAGGTGTGGCACTATTCTAAGAAGCCAATTCTTGTGTCATTGGATCCACAAGGCAGATTGGCCAACCCAAATGCAATCCACATGGTGCGGATATGGGGTAACGTGGCATACCCTTTCAGCAGCACAAAAGAGTTAGCCAAGTGGGGAGAAGAGAAATGGAGACTTGAGCTGGTGGTTAATGGCATCGATAAATCAATTATGACTTGg ATAAGTGAAGATAAGGTCATCTGTTTATACGGAGGCGAAAACGAGGAATGGCTCCAGGAGTTCATAATGACGGCAAGAAACGTCGCTGCTGCAGCACGAATCAGCCTAGAAATGGTCTATGTAGGCAAGAAAACGAGCAAGGAACGTGTGAAACGGCTCAATGAAATGGTGACCACAGACCGTCTCAGCCACTGTTGGAATGATCCTACATCCATATGGTACTTCTGGACGCGGATGGAAAGCATGATGTACTCAAAGATTCACCACGGCTCGACTCTTGCAACCGCACAACGGCCCGGTGATCACATCCTCGCTGAGGTGCTTACTATGCTCACATATGCTGATAGTCATCAAGGATGGGCTCTGTTCAGCAAAGGGTCAGGATCAAGAGCCGGTGAGATGGCCAGGGCTAAAGGAGATGCGATGTTGCATGCATTAGCCGATTTTGGGAGCTGGACCGACGATGCAAGGGAAAAGGGCTTCGTTCCAGCACTGAACGTCTACTTGGAGGGCCATCACACGAAGGATCACTGTAATCAGCTTATACTTCCAGGGATCGATGATGTACCGGAGATGGTTGTCTGTTCAGAGTGTCATCGCCCGATGGAGAAGTATTTTATGTACCGTTGTTGCGATGATTGA
- the LOC105168560 gene encoding protein-L-isoaspartate O-methyltransferase 1 isoform X2 yields the protein MPSTSYYSSVIACASRYRAPLKLSFLYLTPRHFHHRRLTTIPPLQLAAALTTFSSRCCRLPSPHLSTGNSLFSRMERFWTGSSISKNKQMVEHLQSYGVLRSKKVAEVMETIDRALFVPEGAPPYVDSPMQIGHNATISAPHMHAMCLELLEDHLKPGMHALDIGSGTGYLTACFAVMVGPRGRAVGVEHIPELVESSIKNIQKSAAAPLFEQGSLSVHVGDGRLGWPEFAPYDAIHVGAAAPEIPPALIEQLKPGGRLVIPVGNIFQDLQVVDKNADGSLSVRSETSVRYVPLTSREAQLRGY from the exons atgccTTCCACGTCCTATTACTCTTCAGTTATCGCGTGCGCCTCCCGCTATCGTGCGCCCCTGAAGTTATCCTTTTTATACCTCACTCCCCGCCACTTCCACCACCGCCGCCTTACCACCATCCCTCCCTTGCAGCTCGCCGCCGCCCTCACCACCTTCTCCTCCCGCTGCTGCCGCCTTCCTAGCCCTCACCTCTCCACGGGGAACTCTCTCTTCTCCCGCATGGAG CGATTCTGGACTGGTAGTAGTATCAGTAAGAACAAACAAATGGTGGAGCATTTGCAAAGCTATGGAGTGCTAAGGTCAAAGAAAGTAGCAGAAGTAATGGAAACCATTGATAGGGCTTTGTTTGTACCTGAGGGCGCACCACCATATGTTGATAGTCCAATGCAGATAGGTCATAATGCTACAATTTCTGCACCTCATATGCATGCCATGTGCCTTGAGTTGTTGGAGGACCACTTGAAGCCTGGCATGCATGCTTTGGATATCGGTTCAG GGACGGGGTATTTGACTGCATGCTTTGCGGTTATGGTTGGACCACGAGGTCGTGCTGTTGGTGTAGAACATATTCCTGAGTTGGTTGAAtcttccataaaaaatatccaaaagaGTGCAGCTGCTCCACTCTTTGAACAAGGATCCCTCTCGGTACATGTTGGTG ATGGGAGACTAGGATGGCCTGAGTTTGCACCTTATGATGCTATCCACGTTGGAGCTGCTGCACCTGAAATTCCTCCGGCACTTATCGAACAATTGAAACCTGGTGGTAGATTGGTGATCCCAGTGGGGAACATCTTCCAGGACCTGCAAGTTGTAGACAAGAATGCCGATGGCTCATTAAGCGTCCGTAGCGAGACTTCAGTTCGATACGTACCACTGACAAGCCGAGAAGCTCAGCTTCGGGGTTATTAG
- the LOC105168560 gene encoding protein-L-isoaspartate O-methyltransferase 1 isoform X1, with amino-acid sequence MPSTSYYSSVIACASRYRAPLKLSFLYLTPRHFHHRRLTTIPPLQLAAALTTFSSRCCRLPSPHLSTGNSLFSRMEVMRRIFMLPLISTLFYVSHQRFWTGSSISKNKQMVEHLQSYGVLRSKKVAEVMETIDRALFVPEGAPPYVDSPMQIGHNATISAPHMHAMCLELLEDHLKPGMHALDIGSGTGYLTACFAVMVGPRGRAVGVEHIPELVESSIKNIQKSAAAPLFEQGSLSVHVGDGRLGWPEFAPYDAIHVGAAAPEIPPALIEQLKPGGRLVIPVGNIFQDLQVVDKNADGSLSVRSETSVRYVPLTSREAQLRGY; translated from the exons atgccTTCCACGTCCTATTACTCTTCAGTTATCGCGTGCGCCTCCCGCTATCGTGCGCCCCTGAAGTTATCCTTTTTATACCTCACTCCCCGCCACTTCCACCACCGCCGCCTTACCACCATCCCTCCCTTGCAGCTCGCCGCCGCCCTCACCACCTTCTCCTCCCGCTGCTGCCGCCTTCCTAGCCCTCACCTCTCCACGGGGAACTCTCTCTTCTCCCGCATGGAG GTCATGAGACGGATCTTTATGTTACCTTTAATCTCAACATTGTTTTATGTTTCCCACCAGCGATTCTGGACTGGTAGTAGTATCAGTAAGAACAAACAAATGGTGGAGCATTTGCAAAGCTATGGAGTGCTAAGGTCAAAGAAAGTAGCAGAAGTAATGGAAACCATTGATAGGGCTTTGTTTGTACCTGAGGGCGCACCACCATATGTTGATAGTCCAATGCAGATAGGTCATAATGCTACAATTTCTGCACCTCATATGCATGCCATGTGCCTTGAGTTGTTGGAGGACCACTTGAAGCCTGGCATGCATGCTTTGGATATCGGTTCAG GGACGGGGTATTTGACTGCATGCTTTGCGGTTATGGTTGGACCACGAGGTCGTGCTGTTGGTGTAGAACATATTCCTGAGTTGGTTGAAtcttccataaaaaatatccaaaagaGTGCAGCTGCTCCACTCTTTGAACAAGGATCCCTCTCGGTACATGTTGGTG ATGGGAGACTAGGATGGCCTGAGTTTGCACCTTATGATGCTATCCACGTTGGAGCTGCTGCACCTGAAATTCCTCCGGCACTTATCGAACAATTGAAACCTGGTGGTAGATTGGTGATCCCAGTGGGGAACATCTTCCAGGACCTGCAAGTTGTAGACAAGAATGCCGATGGCTCATTAAGCGTCCGTAGCGAGACTTCAGTTCGATACGTACCACTGACAAGCCGAGAAGCTCAGCTTCGGGGTTATTAG